The following are from one region of the Alicyclobacillus fastidiosus genome:
- a CDS encoding shikimate kinase, with translation MQHRRIALVGFMASGKSTVGKSLANHLQRPFVDLDQYIESSTGKTIPDIFGSLGEAAFRQLERDALTSVVRGDELIVLATGGGVVTQAANRDVLQREWVCIYLRTRPETVRQRLHRDGVVRPLLAVDNPTEAIRSLMAAREAWYNEVADFTVDVDSLEVPAVVRQIIDWLND, from the coding sequence GTGCAACATCGGAGAATTGCGTTGGTAGGGTTCATGGCCAGTGGAAAGTCCACGGTCGGAAAATCGCTAGCCAATCACTTACAACGTCCATTTGTCGATCTCGATCAATATATTGAATCTTCGACAGGTAAGACCATACCAGATATTTTCGGTTCGTTGGGAGAAGCTGCGTTTCGTCAATTGGAACGGGATGCGCTGACCAGTGTCGTCCGCGGCGACGAGTTGATCGTCTTAGCGACCGGCGGCGGTGTGGTCACACAGGCGGCCAATCGCGATGTGCTCCAACGCGAGTGGGTTTGCATTTATCTGCGCACTCGACCTGAGACCGTTCGTCAACGGCTACATCGAGATGGGGTGGTGCGCCCACTCCTCGCGGTCGATAATCCGACCGAGGCGATTCGGTCGCTGATGGCGGCAAGAGAAGCGTGGTACAACGAGGTAGCCGATTTTACTGTCGACGTCGATTCCTTGGAAGTTCCTGCTGTGGTGCGTCAAATCATCGATTGGTTGAACGATTGA
- a CDS encoding ATP-binding protein has protein sequence MQHIQQLFSKALQGHDKGYDTAYFRSRIPELNQFSVSDAFIERSRAALLEYLRQADICSGCQGFHACGKQGDMQGFTQVLEPYKGQLNVSVQRCRPYIDHLAKKRVDRYASLAGMIELDESFQFENYPQEQSKKYPKLMRYAMEFAMGFQPDDQTPTTSGVYLFGPPGVGKTHLMLAVFNRLRERGVPCLVVRSDSLFDRMRHLIADSQDLEPFLDTLSTVPVLGIDEFAQERANDFTLEKLFRIVNHRFHANLPTWFTSNYAPPDAYRRRGEDVNDSVYPLRSRIMKMCMMAHLEGSDARQRHLRSLT, from the coding sequence ATGCAGCACATTCAACAGCTATTTAGCAAGGCGCTACAGGGTCACGATAAAGGGTACGACACGGCGTACTTTCGCAGCCGAATTCCGGAGTTGAATCAATTCTCCGTGAGCGATGCCTTTATCGAGCGTTCTCGTGCTGCGCTTTTGGAGTATTTGCGGCAGGCGGATATCTGTAGCGGCTGTCAAGGTTTTCATGCGTGTGGCAAACAAGGTGATATGCAAGGTTTTACGCAAGTATTGGAGCCGTACAAGGGCCAATTAAACGTGAGCGTGCAGCGCTGTCGCCCGTACATCGACCATCTGGCGAAGAAACGTGTAGACAGGTATGCCTCCCTCGCAGGTATGATTGAACTAGATGAGAGTTTTCAGTTCGAAAATTACCCCCAGGAGCAGTCTAAGAAGTATCCAAAACTGATGCGGTACGCGATGGAGTTTGCGATGGGCTTTCAGCCCGACGATCAGACGCCGACGACCAGCGGGGTGTATTTGTTTGGGCCGCCAGGAGTCGGGAAGACGCATCTGATGTTGGCCGTGTTTAACCGCCTGCGCGAACGGGGGGTGCCGTGTCTCGTCGTGCGGTCCGATTCGCTCTTTGACCGCATGCGTCACTTGATCGCCGATAGTCAGGACTTGGAGCCGTTTCTCGATACGCTCTCGACCGTGCCGGTCCTCGGTATCGACGAGTTTGCTCAGGAACGTGCGAACGATTTCACGTTGGAGAAGTTGTTCCGCATCGTCAACCATCGCTTTCACGCCAACCTGCCGACGTGGTTTACAAGTAACTACGCGCCGCCTGACGCGTACCGTCGCCGAGGTGAGGACGTGAACGATTCGGTTTACCCACTGCGGTCACGCATTATGAAGATGTGCATGATGGCACACCTCGAGGGATCGGACGCTCGGCAGAGACATCTGCGTTCACTCACCTAG
- a CDS encoding YqhG family protein produces the protein MPTSVPLREEGERMSFCETYFDAVDAQVVYQTEGYREIRLPLDVDKELTDRPFFWLWAEKTKQKVEPTTLRLAFTEEAKRREDARLAEEHRLHLEKNPPQNPYELMFAKAPTTELITLGCFRMNKIVDSAINRGRFACVQPIHTAPSDILVPWLVLNALIQFVTDSVEEKWMSIGVCLANRQPVFDFYDKIAGITMKTVPANAILKHASLSVADGMAFAKSCIRQHIDTLPVDWAEEAVQRLEDDLSQLDTYYKSILPDHDEATQQDLIQEHKRKRAHLVTKSAPRTEVQITQAALVGLPVRNRT, from the coding sequence GTGCCAACGAGTGTCCCGTTGCGTGAAGAAGGAGAGCGCATGTCGTTTTGTGAAACGTATTTCGATGCGGTGGATGCCCAGGTGGTCTACCAAACAGAAGGATACCGCGAGATTCGACTCCCACTAGACGTGGATAAGGAATTGACGGATCGTCCGTTTTTTTGGCTGTGGGCCGAGAAAACGAAGCAGAAAGTAGAGCCCACTACGCTGCGGCTGGCCTTTACCGAAGAGGCCAAGCGACGTGAGGACGCACGCCTTGCAGAGGAACACAGGTTGCACCTTGAGAAAAATCCCCCGCAGAATCCGTACGAGCTCATGTTTGCCAAGGCGCCGACGACGGAGCTCATCACGCTCGGTTGTTTTCGCATGAACAAGATCGTGGATAGCGCCATCAACCGCGGCCGGTTTGCGTGCGTACAACCCATTCACACGGCGCCATCCGACATCCTGGTCCCTTGGCTCGTACTCAACGCATTAATTCAGTTCGTCACGGATTCCGTCGAAGAGAAATGGATGTCTATCGGAGTATGTCTCGCCAATCGACAACCGGTATTTGACTTTTACGACAAAATTGCCGGCATCACCATGAAGACGGTGCCTGCAAACGCCATCTTAAAACACGCTTCCTTAAGCGTAGCGGATGGGATGGCGTTCGCAAAATCGTGCATCCGCCAACATATCGACACTCTGCCGGTAGACTGGGCAGAAGAAGCTGTACAGCGCCTGGAAGATGACTTGTCACAACTGGATACGTACTACAAGAGCATCCTGCCCGATCACGACGAGGCGACGCAGCAGGATCTCATTCAGGAACACAAACGCAAACGAGCGCACCTTGTCACCAAGAGTGCGCCTCGCACAGAAGTTCAGATCACGCAAGCGGCGCTCGTCGGCCTCCCTGTGCGCAACCGCACCTAG
- a CDS encoding SNF2-related protein, with product MDLDLENHSFSETLLEQAMNTDIRFEVQMVDNDLETAFNAYLAGVSTDDSPTAWKMFHLAAVATQSRMSPTFESLLVMDHISGFTPLPHQVQTAERVLKELRGRAILADEVGLGKTIEAGLILKEYMLRGLVKKALILVPASLVLQWTRELNEKFQLSATAQRNEWTWEQYDVVVASLDTAKRPPHREAVLAQPWDMVIIDEAHKLKNHRTKNWQMANAIPNKYLLLLTATPMQNQLQELHTLVTLLKPGHLGSVSQFSTNHVASRRTPRDAERLRETMGDIMIRNRRQDGATSLPPRQVEVVELELNAQERRFYDGIQSLLRDEYESRKSQRVSMLPLLTLQREICSSPYAAMISLEKMQKKSTSQSRQIQLAELIQLGSSISEYTKIGKVLELIDEIDDKCIVFTEYRATQDFIMYMLKKKGVSAVPFRGGFKRGKKDWMKDLFSKKAQVLVATESGGEGINLQFCNNMINFDLPWNPMRLEQRIGRIHRLGQTQTCYVYNLATRETIEEHIVKLLHEKIRMFESVIGELDYIVSDKRLANWDKELFEATMTSTDAVDLASKLNQMKEQYLQ from the coding sequence ATGGACTTAGACCTGGAAAATCACTCCTTCTCCGAGACGCTCCTGGAGCAGGCCATGAACACCGATATCCGGTTTGAGGTACAGATGGTGGACAACGACCTTGAAACCGCCTTTAACGCGTACCTCGCCGGCGTGAGCACCGACGATTCCCCGACGGCGTGGAAGATGTTCCATCTAGCAGCTGTCGCGACCCAGTCGCGCATGTCGCCGACGTTTGAATCGCTGTTGGTGATGGACCACATTTCAGGCTTCACGCCGTTGCCACACCAAGTGCAAACGGCTGAGCGCGTGCTCAAGGAACTGCGTGGTCGGGCCATCCTCGCCGATGAAGTAGGGCTTGGCAAGACGATTGAGGCGGGCCTAATCCTCAAAGAGTACATGCTCAGAGGTCTCGTCAAAAAGGCCCTGATTCTTGTGCCCGCCTCGTTAGTCCTGCAATGGACACGCGAGCTGAACGAGAAATTCCAACTCTCAGCGACCGCACAGCGCAACGAATGGACATGGGAGCAGTACGACGTCGTCGTGGCGTCCTTGGACACGGCAAAGCGTCCACCACATAGAGAGGCTGTGCTGGCGCAGCCGTGGGACATGGTCATCATCGACGAAGCACACAAGTTGAAGAATCACCGAACGAAGAATTGGCAGATGGCCAACGCTATCCCCAACAAATATTTGCTATTGCTCACGGCAACTCCAATGCAGAATCAGTTGCAGGAACTCCACACGCTCGTCACGCTTCTCAAACCTGGTCACCTAGGCAGCGTGTCTCAATTCTCCACGAATCACGTTGCGAGTCGGCGCACGCCGCGAGACGCCGAGCGATTGCGTGAAACCATGGGCGATATCATGATCAGAAATCGGCGACAGGACGGAGCCACTTCCCTTCCACCTCGCCAAGTCGAGGTGGTGGAACTCGAGCTGAACGCACAGGAGCGGCGCTTTTACGACGGCATCCAGTCACTCCTGCGCGACGAATACGAGTCGCGCAAGTCGCAGCGCGTGTCCATGTTGCCTCTCTTGACCCTGCAGCGCGAGATCTGCAGTTCGCCGTACGCGGCGATGATCTCTCTGGAAAAGATGCAAAAGAAGAGCACCAGCCAAAGCCGCCAGATCCAACTGGCTGAACTGATTCAACTGGGAAGCAGTATCTCCGAGTACACAAAAATCGGCAAGGTACTGGAATTGATCGATGAAATTGACGACAAGTGCATCGTTTTCACAGAATATCGGGCCACTCAGGACTTTATCATGTATATGCTCAAGAAAAAGGGCGTTTCAGCCGTTCCCTTCCGCGGCGGGTTCAAACGTGGCAAGAAAGACTGGATGAAGGATTTATTCTCGAAAAAGGCCCAAGTCCTCGTAGCGACCGAATCCGGCGGGGAAGGTATTAATTTACAATTTTGCAACAACATGATCAACTTTGACTTGCCATGGAACCCGATGCGGCTCGAGCAGCGGATCGGTCGAATTCATCGATTGGGCCAAACGCAAACGTGTTATGTGTATAACCTCGCGACGCGGGAAACCATTGAAGAACACATCGTGAAACTCCTGCACGAAAAAATACGCATGTTCGAATCGGTCATCGGAGAACTGGATTACATCGTCAGCGACAAGCGATTGGCAAATTGGGATAAAGAACTATTTGAGGCCACCATGACGAGTACCGACGCTGTGGATTTGGCGAGCAAATTGAATCAGATGAAAGAACAATACCTGCAGTAG
- the gcvT gene encoding glycine cleavage system aminomethyltransferase GcvT, with the protein MTTAKRTPLYDLHLAKQAKVIDFHGWEMPVQYQSIVHEHQSVRRDVGVFDVSHMGEFLVTGAESKQFVQYLVTNDVERLADGQALYTLLTDDNGGIIDDLLVYRLAEERWLLVVNAGNIDVDYEWVTSHTGEYAVQVENISDDVALVALQGPRAEALLAQNTNVLVQELRPFTFVRGEVVGKPALVSRTGYTGEDGFELYVRAQDAAAIYDALLQQGAVPCGLGARDTLRLEAKLALYGNELSRDVTPYEAGLGMFVKLDKGDFIGRAALLRQKEAGVRKKLVGIQTEGRAIPRTGYKVFVGDEEVGVVTSGTMSPTLQVPIGLVLMDARYAALDQEVEVEIRGRRHPARVVKTPFYKRNRG; encoded by the coding sequence TTGACGACTGCCAAGCGCACCCCACTCTATGACTTGCACCTTGCTAAGCAGGCGAAAGTCATCGACTTTCACGGATGGGAGATGCCTGTCCAGTATCAGAGTATTGTTCATGAACACCAATCCGTTCGGCGGGACGTCGGCGTCTTCGACGTGTCGCATATGGGCGAATTTCTCGTCACGGGAGCGGAATCCAAGCAATTTGTGCAATATTTAGTGACCAACGACGTCGAGCGCCTAGCGGACGGCCAAGCGCTGTACACGCTGTTGACAGATGACAATGGCGGAATCATCGACGACTTGCTGGTGTATCGTCTGGCCGAAGAGCGTTGGCTGCTCGTGGTGAACGCGGGCAACATCGACGTCGACTATGAGTGGGTCACCAGCCATACCGGAGAATACGCGGTCCAGGTGGAGAACATCTCGGACGACGTGGCGCTTGTCGCGCTGCAAGGTCCACGCGCGGAAGCGTTGTTGGCCCAGAACACGAATGTCCTAGTGCAGGAGTTGCGTCCTTTCACGTTTGTTAGAGGAGAAGTCGTCGGCAAGCCAGCGTTGGTATCGCGGACGGGCTACACGGGTGAGGACGGCTTCGAACTCTATGTGCGAGCGCAAGATGCTGCCGCGATTTATGACGCGCTCTTGCAACAGGGGGCGGTTCCATGCGGTCTCGGCGCGCGCGATACGCTGCGGCTCGAGGCGAAACTCGCGTTGTACGGCAACGAACTGTCGCGTGACGTGACGCCATACGAGGCGGGACTCGGGATGTTTGTCAAGCTCGACAAAGGGGATTTTATCGGCCGGGCGGCGCTTTTGCGCCAAAAGGAAGCTGGTGTCCGGAAAAAGCTCGTCGGTATTCAGACCGAAGGTCGTGCTATCCCGCGCACTGGCTATAAGGTGTTCGTGGGAGACGAAGAGGTTGGCGTTGTGACCTCAGGAACCATGTCGCCGACGTTGCAGGTGCCAATTGGCCTGGTGCTCATGGATGCGCGCTACGCGGCGCTCGACCAGGAGGTCGAAGTGGAGATTCGCGGGCGCAGACATCCAGCACGCGTCGTCAAGACGCCATTTTACAAACGAAATCGGGGCTGA